Proteins encoded by one window of Bacteroidia bacterium:
- a CDS encoding tetratricopeptide repeat protein, translating into MSTDRLQQLEAMYADNPQELFVLYALALEHVKLNNEEQSVNYFEKVLSVSRSYLPVFYQYALFLQDIDLLKARKLCQEGLLLAENQRKQKTKAELQSLLEQLSDGD; encoded by the coding sequence ATGTCAACAGACAGACTTCAGCAACTAGAGGCTATGTATGCCGATAATCCACAGGAATTGTTTGTTTTATACGCCCTTGCACTAGAACACGTTAAGCTAAATAATGAGGAGCAGTCTGTAAATTATTTTGAGAAGGTTTTATCAGTAAGCAGAAGTTATTTACCTGTTTTTTATCAGTATGCTTTGTTCTTACAGGATATAGATCTCTTAAAAGCCAGAAAATTATGTCAGGAAGGTCTTTTGCTGGCAGAAAATCAACGCAAACAAAAAACTAAGGCAGAACTGCAGTCTCTTTTAGAACAATTGTCAGATGGCGATTAA
- a CDS encoding phage holin family protein — translation MPQEKNTLQTLYEEAREYVEVKLELTYLNFQQKLSEIVSSLTVVFVIAILALVVFAFLSVGLALLIGQYLNSMYAGFFIMALFFFVLLIGVAVFSQRLIKEPLMDFIIKRLNSSEKNAADE, via the coding sequence ATGCCACAGGAAAAAAATACGCTGCAGACACTTTACGAAGAGGCACGGGAATATGTTGAGGTAAAACTTGAGTTAACCTATCTTAATTTTCAGCAAAAACTGTCTGAAATAGTATCGTCACTTACAGTTGTGTTTGTTATTGCCATTCTTGCATTGGTTGTTTTTGCATTTTTAAGTGTTGGATTAGCATTACTGATAGGTCAATATTTAAACAGTATGTATGCAGGCTTTTTTATTATGGCATTGTTCTTTTTTGTTTTATTGATTGGTGTAGCTGTGTTTTCACAACGACTGATAAAAGAGCCTTTAATGGATTTTATTATCAAACGACTTAATAGTTCTGAAAAAAATGCAGCTGATGAATAA
- a CDS encoding glyceraldehyde-3-phosphate dehydrogenase, with translation MQTTAANDVNYEQDLNEWIKAEKAAIELIHVTGSLWFDKSVELVMFRNQMIDRSSSQLLNLIQYSKEIVKKPINIFDALAIAKELNAIDLAPSRLDLGRLAHEWLVDKEKYQTVSKFIADKLKDFIGKGKKTLTPKDVVLYGFGRIGRLLARELTIMAGKGEQLRLRAIVTRDKSDEDIIKRADLLRTDSVHGPFPGTVIEDIQNRALIINGHTVHMISAKNPEDIDYTKYGINNALLVDNTGVARDREGLGKHLLSKGVDKVLLTAPGKGDIPNVVYGVNQTQHDASEKIYSAASCTTNAIVPVLAVINKTLGIERGHIETIHSYTNDQNLLDNYHKKYRRGRSAALNMVITETGADKAVSKALPELAGKITGNAVRVPTPDVSLAILNLTLGKNSDKDSINEILKEAALKGDLVEQIQYSYGNELVSTDLVGNPCASIVDSPATIVSKDGKTAVLYVWYDNEYGYSRQVIRFAKYLADVIRLTYY, from the coding sequence ATGCAAACAACAGCAGCAAATGATGTAAACTATGAACAGGATTTAAACGAATGGATTAAGGCTGAGAAAGCTGCCATTGAGTTAATTCATGTTACCGGATCTTTATGGTTCGACAAATCAGTAGAATTGGTTATGTTTCGCAATCAGATGATTGATCGCAGTAGCAGCCAATTGTTGAACCTGATTCAGTATTCTAAGGAAATTGTAAAAAAGCCGATTAATATTTTTGACGCTTTAGCTATTGCCAAAGAGTTAAACGCTATTGATCTTGCACCATCACGTCTCGATTTAGGACGTTTGGCTCATGAATGGCTTGTTGATAAAGAGAAATATCAAACGGTAAGTAAGTTTATTGCAGATAAACTAAAGGATTTTATCGGTAAAGGCAAAAAGACATTAACACCTAAAGATGTTGTTCTTTATGGTTTTGGTCGTATAGGCCGATTGCTGGCGCGCGAGCTAACTATCATGGCTGGCAAAGGCGAACAGCTTCGTTTACGTGCAATAGTTACCCGTGATAAAAGTGATGAAGATATTATCAAACGTGCAGATTTGTTACGTACAGATAGTGTTCATGGGCCATTTCCGGGCACTGTGATTGAAGATATTCAAAATCGTGCTCTCATAATTAATGGACATACCGTACACATGATTTCAGCAAAGAATCCTGAAGATATTGATTATACAAAGTATGGGATTAACAATGCGCTGCTGGTTGATAATACCGGTGTTGCACGCGACCGTGAAGGTTTAGGTAAACATTTACTTTCAAAGGGAGTAGATAAAGTATTATTAACAGCTCCCGGCAAAGGTGACATTCCTAATGTTGTTTATGGTGTAAATCAAACACAACATGATGCAAGTGAAAAAATCTATTCTGCGGCCTCTTGTACAACCAATGCCATTGTTCCTGTGTTGGCAGTAATTAATAAAACATTAGGCATCGAACGTGGACATATAGAAACCATTCACTCCTATACAAACGACCAGAATCTTCTTGACAACTATCATAAAAAATACAGAAGAGGTCGCTCGGCCGCTTTAAATATGGTAATTACTGAAACAGGTGCTGATAAAGCAGTATCAAAAGCTTTACCTGAATTGGCCGGTAAAATTACAGGCAATGCTGTAAGGGTTCCTACTCCTGATGTATCCTTAGCAATTCTGAACCTGACGTTAGGAAAAAATTCAGATAAAGATTCCATCAACGAAATTCTGAAAGAAGCAGCACTTAAAGGTGATTTGGTTGAGCAAATTCAATACTCGTACGGTAATGAATTAGTAAGCACCGACCTTGTAGGAAATCCATGCGCAAGCATTGTTGATAGTCCTGCTACTATTGTT
- a CDS encoding YtxH domain-containing protein — MSNGSKILGALLIGAAAGAILGVLFAPDKGEETRRKIRKKGEDILDDIKRKINEANDELDNLSKEMEDGNPSAKEY, encoded by the coding sequence ATGTCTAATGGTTCAAAAATTTTAGGTGCGCTGCTGATAGGGGCTGCTGCCGGTGCTATACTCGGAGTGTTATTTGCTCCTGATAAAGGCGAAGAAACACGCAGAAAAATCAGAAAAAAAGGAGAAGATATCCTCGATGATATCAAACGAAAAATAAATGAAGCTAATGATGAACTTGATAACTTGTCCAAAGAAATGGAAGATGGCAATCCATCAGCTAAAGAATATTGA
- a CDS encoding electron transfer flavoprotein subunit alpha/FixB family protein: protein MNVLVYIETAEGKLKKSATEVLSYGKAIAKNSGGTLTALAVGDLAPDEQNKAGRYGADKVLHVTNEKLKQFINQAYASVVAEAAKQSNASVVVISNTFNGKAMAPRVTVKLKAGMVDGAVGLPDLSNGFKVRTSAFSGKAFADIELTSSIKVITVSPNSFKAEENQASGTVESFSPSVADSDFTALVKEIVKASDKISLPEAEIVVSAGRGLKGPENWGMVEELATLLGAATACSKPVSDAHWRPHSEHVGQTGLAISPNLYIAIGISGAIQHLAGVSSSKTIVVINKDPEAPFFKAADYGIVGDAFEVVPKLIEEVKKFKAANG from the coding sequence ATGAATGTTCTTGTATATATAGAAACTGCAGAAGGAAAATTAAAAAAATCGGCAACGGAAGTTTTAAGTTATGGTAAAGCAATTGCTAAAAACTCAGGAGGCACCTTAACTGCACTTGCTGTTGGTGATTTAGCACCTGATGAGCAAAACAAGGCAGGCCGCTATGGTGCTGATAAAGTTTTACATGTAACAAATGAAAAATTAAAGCAATTTATAAATCAAGCGTACGCTTCAGTAGTTGCAGAAGCAGCAAAACAAAGCAATGCATCGGTTGTAGTAATTTCAAACACATTTAATGGCAAGGCTATGGCACCAAGGGTTACTGTTAAGCTTAAAGCCGGAATGGTTGATGGTGCTGTTGGTTTACCTGATTTAAGCAATGGTTTTAAGGTGAGAACTTCAGCCTTTTCAGGCAAAGCATTTGCTGACATTGAGTTGACCTCTTCCATAAAAGTTATTACTGTTTCGCCAAACAGTTTCAAAGCAGAAGAGAATCAGGCATCGGGCACAGTTGAGTCATTTAGTCCATCTGTTGCTGACAGCGATTTTACTGCTCTGGTAAAAGAGATCGTAAAAGCTTCAGATAAAATTTCTTTACCTGAAGCCGAGATTGTTGTATCTGCTGGTCGTGGTTTAAAAGGACCTGAAAACTGGGGAATGGTAGAAGAACTTGCAACTTTATTAGGTGCTGCAACAGCATGTTCTAAGCCTGTTAGTGATGCACATTGGCGTCCACATAGCGAACACGTTGGACAGACAGGATTGGCAATAAGTCCTAACTTATACATTGCCATTGGTATATCCGGTGCAATACAGCATCTTGCCGGTGTTAGTTCCTCCAAAACTATTGTGGTTATTAATAAAGATCCGGAAGCCCCATTCTTTAAAGCAGCTGATTATGGTATTGTTGGTGATGCATTTGAAGTAGTACCAAAGCTTATTGAAGAGGTTAAAAAATTTAAAGCCGCTAATGGCTGA
- a CDS encoding electron transfer flavoprotein subunit beta/FixA family protein: protein MKILVCISHVPDTTTKISFTADNKSIATSGIQYIINPYDEIALTRALELTEKSGGTVTVINVGDATTDATLRKALAIGATDAVRIDANPANASFVAAQIADYASKNSFDLILTGRESIDYNGSQVAAMVGELLNIPSVSIVKSLEVADKNVTLEREIEGGKEIVSCPTPLVVSATEGMAEPRIPNMRGIMSARTKPLQAVAAVATETHQQLVGYDKPAPRTQVKLIDASNVKALVDALHIEAKVI from the coding sequence ATGAAAATTTTAGTTTGTATCAGTCATGTACCCGACACGACAACCAAAATAAGTTTCACTGCCGACAATAAATCTATTGCTACATCAGGCATACAATACATTATCAACCCTTATGATGAAATTGCTCTTACTCGTGCATTGGAACTGACTGAAAAATCAGGTGGAACCGTTACTGTAATTAATGTTGGTGATGCTACCACAGATGCCACTTTGCGCAAAGCTTTAGCCATTGGCGCAACAGATGCTGTGCGGATAGATGCCAATCCGGCAAACGCTTCTTTTGTTGCTGCACAAATTGCAGACTATGCATCGAAAAATAGTTTTGATTTGATTCTTACAGGTCGTGAATCTATTGATTACAATGGTTCGCAAGTTGCAGCAATGGTTGGTGAGCTATTAAACATTCCATCAGTAAGCATTGTAAAATCGCTTGAAGTAGCTGATAAAAATGTTACCCTTGAGCGCGAAATTGAAGGAGGTAAAGAAATTGTTTCATGTCCTACTCCACTTGTTGTTAGTGCAACTGAAGGGATGGCTGAACCACGTATTCCCAACATGCGCGGAATAATGAGTGCCCGCACCAAGCCTTTGCAGGCTGTTGCTGCAGTTGCTACGGAAACACATCAGCAATTGGTAGGTTATGATAAACCTGCGCCACGAACACAGGTAAAGTTAATTGATGCATCAAATGTAAAAGCACTTGTAGATGCATTACACATAGAAGCTAAAGTTATTTAA
- a CDS encoding bifunctional nuclease family protein: protein MKKIRLDIFGLSYSQAQSGAYALVLNEQGGTRRLPIIIGGYEAQAIAVELENMTPSRPLTHDLFKNFSISFGIHINEVTIYNLKEGVFYSKIVCSNGEKQLEIDARTSDAIALAVRFNCPIYTFDFILSQAGVEIEGELNVSDEPNEITKPEKTFPPQRKKPKTLALNDFSHLSTEELNEALINAIDNEDYEAASKIRDELTRRNK from the coding sequence ATGAAAAAAATAAGACTCGATATTTTCGGTTTGTCTTATAGTCAGGCACAAAGTGGAGCCTATGCCTTGGTATTGAATGAGCAGGGCGGCACACGAAGGCTACCTATAATCATTGGTGGTTATGAGGCTCAGGCTATAGCCGTTGAGTTGGAAAACATGACTCCCAGCCGACCGCTTACACATGATCTTTTTAAAAACTTCTCTATTTCTTTCGGAATCCATATTAATGAAGTAACAATCTACAACTTGAAAGAAGGTGTTTTTTATTCAAAGATTGTCTGCAGCAATGGCGAAAAACAACTTGAAATTGATGCCCGCACCAGTGATGCAATTGCCTTAGCCGTTCGTTTTAACTGTCCGATTTATACATTTGACTTCATATTGTCGCAGGCCGGAGTTGAAATTGAAGGAGAACTAAATGTAAGTGATGAACCGAATGAAATTACCAAACCTGAAAAGACTTTTCCTCCTCAAAGAAAAAAGCCCAAAACACTTGCTTTAAACGATTTTTCACACCTTTCCACTGAGGAGCTTAACGAAGCACTTATTAATGCCATTGACAACGAAGATTATGAAGCTGCTTCTAAAATCAGAGACGAATTAACAAGGAGGAATAAATAA